The nucleotide sequence CTGGAGGGCATGGGCACCACGCTGACCGCAATCCTGTTCGCGGGCAACCAGATTGGGCTGGTGCACATCGGTGACTCACGCGGCTACCTGCTGCGCGACGGGGAACTCACGCAGATAACCAAGGACGACACCTTCGTCCAAACGTTGGTCGACGAGGGCCGGATTACCGCCGAGGAGGCTCATAGCCATCCGCAGCGTTCCTTGATCATGCGGGCATTGACCGGCCACGAGGTCGAGCCCACCTTGACAATGCGGGAAGCGCGGGCCGGCGATCGATACCTGCTGTGCTCGGACGGCCTATCCGACCCGGTGAGCGACGAAACCATCCTCGAGGCGTTACAGATTCCCGACGTAGCCGAAAGTGCCTATCGTTTAATCGAATTGGCGTTGCGCGGTGGCGGTCCGGACAACGTGACCGTCGTCGTCGCCGATGTCGTGGACTACGACTACGGGCAGACCCAGCCGATTCTCGCCGGCGCGGTATCTGGTGAAGACGACCAAAACGTGACCCTGCCCAACACCGCCGCGGGCCGCGCCTCGGCCATCAACCCACGCAAGGAGGTTGCCAAACGTACACCGCCGCAAGTCGATACAGCTACTCGACCGCGGTGGTCGCGGCGCCGGATGGCCCTCGTCATAGCCGTCGTGGTGCTGGTGGTGCTGGCCGGCCTGGCTATTGGCCGGTGGATCATCACCAATAACTACTACGTCGCCGAATACCGCGGCAAGGTGTCCATCTTGCGCGGCATTCAGGGTTCGCTGCTGGGCATTTCCCTGCAGGAGCCGTACCTGGTGGCCTGCGTCAACGCACGCAACGAGATGTCGCTGATCAGCTACGGCCAATCCGGGAGCAACGGCTGCCAACTGACGACGCCGCAGGATCTCAACCCCGCCGGACAGGCGCAGGTGCAAAGCGGCCTGCCGGGCGGCACGCTCGATCAGGCGGAGTCCCAGCTACGGAAGTTGCTGGCCGATTCGCTGCTGACCTGCCCGCCCCCTCGCGCCACCTCACCGCCCGCACCGGCGGGCCAAACGCCGGCACCCGAGTCCACCGCCCCGACAACCACTACGCCCCCGACCTCGCCTACCAGCAGCGCCACGCGCGGCCCCTCAACTACCTCGCCGGCGGCCACCTCGGCCCCAGTGGCCCCGTCGGCCTCCTCGCTTGCGCCCGCCACAATTCCCCAGCCGGTGCCCGCAATTCCGCACTGCCGGGCGGCGGCATGACCACGCAGGTCCAACCACCGGTCGCGGTGACACCCCCGCTGCCCACGCGACGCAACGCCGAACTGCTGCTGCTGTGCTTCGCCGCCATCGTCACCGTCGCGGCCTTACTCGTCGTGGAAGCCAACCAGGAGCAGGGCTTGCGCTGGGACCTGACTCGCTACGGCCTGGCCTTCCTCGCCGTGTTCGGGGGCGCGCATCTGGTCATTCGCCGCTTTGCCCCGTACACCGATCCGCTGCTGTTGCCAATCGTGGCCCTGCTCAACGGACTTGGTCTGGTGATGATTCACCGGCTCGACCTCGTCAACAGCGAGCTCAATAGGCACCATCACGCCGGCGCGGCCCAGCAGATGCTGTGGACCCTGGTCGGAGTCGCGGCGTTCGCGCTCGTGGTCACGTTTCTGAAAGACCATCGACAGCTCGCTCGCTACGGCTACATCTGTGGCCTGACGGGTCTGGTTTTCTTGGCGATACCCGCACTGCTGCCGGCATCCTTATCCGAACAGAACGGCGCGAAAATCTGGATTCGCTTCTCCGGCTTCTCGATTCAGCCCGCCGAATTTTCCAAAATCCTGCTGCTCATCTTCTTCTCCGCCGTGCTCATCGCCAAGCGCGGCGTCTTCCACAGTGTCGGTAGGCATTTGATGGGTATGAACCTGCCCCGACCGCGAGACCTCGCGCCCTTGCTTGCGGCGTGGGTGATCTCGATCGGTGTGATGGTCTTCGAAAAGGACCTCGGCACTTCGCTGTTGCTTTACGCCTCGTTCCTGGTGGTGGTCTATCTCGCCACCCAGCGACTCAGCTGGGTGGTCATCGGACTGGCGCTGTTCGTCGCGGGAAGCGTTGTGGCGTATTTCATTTTCAGCCACGTACGGGTTCGCGTGCAGATGTGGTGGGAC is from Mycobacterium conspicuum and encodes:
- a CDS encoding FtsW/RodA/SpoVE family cell cycle protein, yielding MTTQVQPPVAVTPPLPTRRNAELLLLCFAAIVTVAALLVVEANQEQGLRWDLTRYGLAFLAVFGGAHLVIRRFAPYTDPLLLPIVALLNGLGLVMIHRLDLVNSELNRHHHAGAAQQMLWTLVGVAAFALVVTFLKDHRQLARYGYICGLTGLVFLAIPALLPASLSEQNGAKIWIRFSGFSIQPAEFSKILLLIFFSAVLIAKRGVFHSVGRHLMGMNLPRPRDLAPLLAAWVISIGVMVFEKDLGTSLLLYASFLVVVYLATQRLSWVVIGLALFVAGSVVAYFIFSHVRVRVQMWWDPFTDPEGSGYQLVQSMFSFATGGIFGTGLGNGQPDTVPAASTDFIIAAFGEELGLVGLAALLLLYTIVIVRGLRTAIATRESFGKLLAAGLASTLAIQLFIVVGGVTRLIPLTGLTTPWLSYGGSSLLANYVLLAILARISHSARRPLRTHPRDTSPIATAGTEVIQKV
- a CDS encoding PP2C family protein-serine/threonine phosphatase, yielding MSLVLRYAARSDRGLVRANNEDSVYAGARLLALADGMGGHAAGEVASQLVIAALAHLDDDEPGGDLLGKLEAAVRAGNAAIAEHVQLEPDLEGMGTTLTAILFAGNQIGLVHIGDSRGYLLRDGELTQITKDDTFVQTLVDEGRITAEEAHSHPQRSLIMRALTGHEVEPTLTMREARAGDRYLLCSDGLSDPVSDETILEALQIPDVAESAYRLIELALRGGGPDNVTVVVADVVDYDYGQTQPILAGAVSGEDDQNVTLPNTAAGRASAINPRKEVAKRTPPQVDTATRPRWSRRRMALVIAVVVLVVLAGLAIGRWIITNNYYVAEYRGKVSILRGIQGSLLGISLQEPYLVACVNARNEMSLISYGQSGSNGCQLTTPQDLNPAGQAQVQSGLPGGTLDQAESQLRKLLADSLLTCPPPRATSPPAPAGQTPAPESTAPTTTTPPTSPTSSATRGPSTTSPAATSAPVAPSASSLAPATIPQPVPAIPHCRAAA